From the genome of Streptomyces sp. NBC_01142:
ACGTGACGCTTATGACGCAGTGATCGTGGGCGGCGGTCACAACGGACTGGTCGCCGCCGCCTATCTCGCCCGTGCCGGACGTTCCGTCCTCGTTCTGGAGCGCAGCGCAAGCACCGGGGGAGCGGCCGTCTCCACCCGCCCCTTCGCCGGGGTCGACGCCCGCCTCTCCCGCTACTCCTACCTCGTGTCGCTGCTGCCGGACAAGATCGTGCGCGATCTGGGGCTGAACTTCGCGGTACGCAAACGCACCGTCTCCTCCTACACCCCCAAGGGCCGCGGCGGCCTGCTCGTGGGCGGGGACCGTACCCGGGAGTCCTTCGCCGAGATCACCGGCGGCGAGAGCGAGTACGCGGCCTGGCAGGACTTCTACGGGATGACCGGCCAGGTCGCCGAGCGGGTCTTCCCGACGCTCACCGAGCCGCTGCCCGCACGTGAGGCGCTGCGTGCGCGTATCGGCGACGAGACGGCGTGGCGGATGCTCTTCGAAGAGCCCATCGGCGAGGCGATCGAGAAACGGTTCGCCGACGATCTCGTACGGGGTGTGGTGCTGACCGACGCCGTGATCGGCACCTTCGCCGACGCCCACGATTCCTCCCTGGTGCAGAACCGCTGCTTCCTGTACCACGTGATCGGCGGCGGGACGGGGGACTGGGACGTGCCGGTGGGCGGCATGGGCGCGCTGACCGATGCGCTGGCGGGCGCGGCACGGGCGGCGGGCGCCGAGATCGCGGTACTGCACGAGGCGACCCGCATCGAGACCGACGGCGAACGGGCCGAGGTGTCCTTCCGCTCGCACGGCGCGGAGGGCACGGAGGGCGCGGTCGCGGCCCGCCGTGTCCTGGTGAACGCATCGCCGAGGGAACTGGCCGCACTGCTCGGTGAGGAGCCGCCCGCCCCCGCCGAAGGCGCCCAGCTCAAGGTCAACATGCTGCTGCGCCGGCTGCCGAGGCTGCGCGACCACTCCGTCGATCCGCGCGACGCGTTCGCGGGGACCTTCCATGTGTCGGAGGGGTACGGACAGTTGGCCACCGCGTACCGGGAGGCCGCCGACGGCCGGCTGCCGAGCGCGCCGCCGTCCGAGATCTACTGCCACTCGCTGACGGACCCCTCGATCCTCGGCCCGGAGCTGGTGGCGCAGGGCTACCAGACACTGACCCTGTTCGGGCTGCACACCCCGGCCCGGCTCTTCGCCGCCGACAACGACCGGGCGCGCGCCGAACTGCTGGCAGCCACCCTCGCCGAACTCGACGCCCATCTGGAGGAGCCGATCTCCGACTGTCTCGCGCTCGACGAGAACGGCGAGCCGTGCATCGAGGCGAAGACGCCGCTCGACCTGGAGCGCGAACTGCGGCTGCCCGGCGGCCATATCTTCCACCGCGATCTCGCCTTCCCCCATGCCACCGAGTCCACCGGGCGCTGGGGCGTCGAGACGGCGCACGCCAATGTGCTGCTCTGCGGGGCGGGAGCCGTCCGCGGCGGCGGGGTCAGCGGTGTACCCGGCCACAACGCCGCGATGGCAGCGCTGGGCCGGTGAGAACACGTCGGAGATGCCTGGGCCGCTGACACCTTGGCCGATGACGTCTTCACCGGTGACACGCCACTCAGTGACACGCCACTCAGTGGCACGCCGGTCAGCGACACCTCGTCAGTCCCGGGACGCCGTCCAGCCGTTCGCCTCGATCAGGGCGGCGTCCGCGGGCCTGGCCGCATCGAACACCGGACGTCCGCCATCCTCGACCCGCAGACCGTCCACGTACACCCCACGGCCGACGTAGAGCTGGTCGGTCGTGTACCGCCAGCGCAGCCGTACCCTGGCGCCCCGCCACGCCGAGAGATCGGCGCTCAGCAGGTGCCAGACGCGCCCGGACCAGCCGGTCACCGAGCCCGCCGGATGCGGCTGCGGCTCCGCCGACTTCCGTACGGTGGTGAACGGCACCGGCTTCCAGGTCGCGCCGTCGTCCGCCGACGCCTCCAGGAACAGGGCGTCCGAGCCGGGCTCGGTGTCCCACCACAGTGAGGACCGCAGCCGCACCCGTTCGGAGGCGAGGGCGAGCGCGGGCAGGGTGAGCGTGGCGGTCGTGGAGCCGGCCATGCCGGAGAACCAGGCCGTACGGCCGTGCGCCGGGCGGACGGCGACGGCGCGTGCCAGGTTGTTGGCGGCGGCGACACGCGGGGCGCTGCCGGAGCGCCAACTGCGCACTGGATGAACGGAGTTGCCGAGCACGATCAGAAACGCGTCGGTGGTCGGGTCGAGTACCAGGCTGGTGCCGGTGAACCCGGTGTGGCCCGCGGTGCGCGGTGTGGCCATCGCGCCCATGTACCAGTGCTGGTAGAGCTCGAAGCCGAGGCCGTGTTCGTCACCGGGGAAGGCGGTGTTGAAGTCGGTGAACATCAGCTCCACCGACGCCGGGTGCAGCACGCGCCGCCGCCCGTACACGCCGCCGTTGAGGAGGGTGCGGGCGAGGATCGCGAGATCCCAGGCGCAGGAGAAGATCCCGGCGTGGCCCGCGACACCGCCGAAGCTGTACGCGTTCTCGTCGTGCACCTCACCCCACACCAGGCCCCGGTCGAGGCCCGACCAGGGCGGCCGGG
Proteins encoded in this window:
- a CDS encoding NAD(P)/FAD-dependent oxidoreductase, with protein sequence MPTRDAYDAVIVGGGHNGLVAAAYLARAGRSVLVLERSASTGGAAVSTRPFAGVDARLSRYSYLVSLLPDKIVRDLGLNFAVRKRTVSSYTPKGRGGLLVGGDRTRESFAEITGGESEYAAWQDFYGMTGQVAERVFPTLTEPLPAREALRARIGDETAWRMLFEEPIGEAIEKRFADDLVRGVVLTDAVIGTFADAHDSSLVQNRCFLYHVIGGGTGDWDVPVGGMGALTDALAGAARAAGAEIAVLHEATRIETDGERAEVSFRSHGAEGTEGAVAARRVLVNASPRELAALLGEEPPAPAEGAQLKVNMLLRRLPRLRDHSVDPRDAFAGTFHVSEGYGQLATAYREAADGRLPSAPPSEIYCHSLTDPSILGPELVAQGYQTLTLFGLHTPARLFAADNDRARAELLAATLAELDAHLEEPISDCLALDENGEPCIEAKTPLDLERELRLPGGHIFHRDLAFPHATESTGRWGVETAHANVLLCGAGAVRGGGVSGVPGHNAAMAALGR
- a CDS encoding serine hydrolase, whose product is MTEDAAGRGISRRRLGGGILALGGVLALAPIPFAQAAAPGAGAGLSPAAGPGDHSGRPTLRRGSAERAGLIPGHLDQLVTDAERFLAPSPKYPWYAGAVLLAGRGGTVALHRPIGKAVRYAAYDEKTDTAVEFPADQQISMTEDTVFDLASVSKLFTSILAVQQIERGALELDATVASYLPDFGGAGKQDITVRQLLTHTSGFRAWIPLYKEPTREGRLRLLWNEAPASTPGTKYLYSDLNLISLQLILEEITGHTLDVLLRNEITAPLGMHRTRFNPPAFWKPKIAATEDARPPWSGLDRGLVWGEVHDENAYSFGGVAGHAGIFSCAWDLAILARTLLNGGVYGRRRVLHPASVELMFTDFNTAFPGDEHGLGFELYQHWYMGAMATPRTAGHTGFTGTSLVLDPTTDAFLIVLGNSVHPVRSWRSGSAPRVAAANNLARAVAVRPAHGRTAWFSGMAGSTTATLTLPALALASERVRLRSSLWWDTEPGSDALFLEASADDGATWKPVPFTTVRKSAEPQPHPAGSVTGWSGRVWHLLSADLSAWRGARVRLRWRYTTDQLYVGRGVYVDGLRVEDGGRPVFDAARPADAALIEANGWTASRD